The genomic window ATGTAGATAATGGATATTAAGGGaataaaaaagttttttcttacaaatcataaatcattataagacgaaaAATTTATCGCTTACttttaaactcctcgtctcttTAAATCGAGAATATACCTACAAATCAATGAAATAGAGAACATTTCAAGTGGAAAAGTCTGAAAAAATCTAGCAACATTCTTGTTAGTAATGTATTCAGTGACAGTTATTTTCAACTTCGTAAGATTGTACATATtgaaatgggtaggcctatattttagttCAGTGATGtccatttgttttgataacgcgtccaTCGGAAGtatgtcactgttttagaggcactgtatatgcaaataagagaaaatattatGCTTTGTAAAGATGTTATGGTAGATATAATTATTTAAAACGTTTATTGTGGAAGCTACTTGAGTTTAAGCGTAGAATTTTTCAAGCTTGACATTTAATAGAGCCATTCGTGCCCATTGGCAACACTGCTCGGACGCTAGCAGTCGTTTCGAGCGTCGACCGTTGCAGTTCTTGGCCTTGGAGCAAAAATTCTTGACCAAGCGCTCCCCAGCTTAAAATGCCTTTAATAATACTAACTTCCTTGTGTGTAACTGATCGTCTTACTTCTTTGCAGATCGAGCAAATTGTCCGTCATGGCTCCAAAGGTAAGTCATAGTGTAAATGTTgtggaatatgtttttttttctctcttctttcatcccaAGGAAAGTGTTAGGAAAATTGGTGTGTCCTTAACGTCGTATGTGGAATCCAATTCCTGTCACCAAATATCTAGGAAAAGACAAGCGAAGCAAATCATATTTTCTGACACTATGAAAGGAGTCTTCATAATAAGGACGACACGAATATACCGATAATGATTTTTTCCAGGGAACCTAGCAAAACGAGAAAATAACAGCTTGCGTTAACTCGTTTCTTAAGAGCAGGCGAAGAAACAATTCGGAATAACTCTCGGGAATATAATGCTATCATAGATTAACTTACGAGATATTTGTCTGCAGTTGGCTAATTGGCAAAGTCATTCATACGTAAAAGGATGATAGGTTCCGCTTCTGAATCTAAGacctgttatttttcttgtagAATACTTACAGAGAAGATgtatatgtagaaaggtatggatgagaatgaatatcttcataatacaagaaatgtatttgaccggtttcgaatatatcttcggcagaaatacatctcttgtattgtggggACGTTGATTCTCATTTATATCTTTCGACATTTGTCATGAATACGGTACaagatacacatatgaatacatttatatagaaattGTCAATTATTGCAGCGCGCGCTCCCGATCCTGCTCCAGAACCTGCTACGACACCACCGCCTGAGGAGCCTACACCAAGCACGACACCTGATCTCATAACACTGGCTAACTTCACAACAGCCGCGTATGACCTCACAACAGCATCTAACCTCACGACAGCATCAGACTTCATAACATCTTTCGAAACCACAGAAAATCCAGACCAAAATGACCTTTTGAAACAACTAGAAGAACTACAAGCAACTGCCAGACAGTTGGAAGTGCAAGCATCTGCTCTGGATAAGCAGATAATAAGCACGGAAGATATAATAGAGATGCTGCAATCTCTCAAAGATTACCTCGAGTCCGGACGTCGCCATCGCTTGCGCAGGTCGTCTTCGGCAGAAATCGTAAGTTTTCTTTCCTACCGACGATTATTTGGGCCGACGCTCTCGTAATGTCCTCTCTTCACGCGCGAGGCTTTTATCTTGGTTCTGGCTCAAATCGTTTTATTCCAAGCCTTTgccatatttttgtgtttttaatgTGTAACATAATCCTATATTCAATTTCTTATGCTATTTTTTCCCTTTGTAGACGATTAGTGGCTGTACTTCGAACCAAGCAACGGAAAGTGGCACCTTTAGTGATTTAACGATATCGGTCATTAACAACATGGTGGACGCGATTCTCGCTGCAGACTCCGTAAGTGATTGACAGTTTCGTTCAGACCAGGACAACGCTGAAGCACATTATGTAGTTCCAAAGTAAAGCTTGAGCATTCAATTAAAATGGGTATTTCCCAGGTGGCGTTCTGCCGCATTGCCCAGCTGAAATCACTCGTTCTGAAGCTATCGAATGGCGAGGCTTCCATACCGCAGGATATCAGCCCCCTGATCAGTGCCATCACGACCGCCATACAGAGGCTGTTGGCACTTTTAAGGAGGATCAGAGAGGTAAGCCTTTCGCTGTTGAATTTTATCGCGACGAACAGTAAGATTTCCTCAATGAGGACAATGTATAATGTCAAAGATTAATATTTGATGAAATGTGTGAAAAATCTGAAATACCCAgtccaaaataaaagaaaggaaagtgggtAAATAAAGAAGGACCGAAAGAACACGAAGACAGAATGCacgataacatttttttttctggcagcTCAGACGAAGGATCGCGCAGCTGATGGCAGCAATAGCAAAGGCAATAGAGGATCTAAAGAAACAAAGTAAGGATAGCATAACGTACATagacaagcacacgtacacacacacacacacacacacacacacacacacacacacacacacacacacagacacacacacacacacacacacacacacacacacacacacacacacacccacacacacagatatatatatatatatatatatatatatatatatatatatatatatatatatatatatatatatatatatatatatatatacagacacacacgcacacgcatacacacacacgcacacatatacacacacacacgcacacacacacacacacacacacacacacacacacacacacacacacacacacacacacacacacacacgcatacgcacacgtacacacgcacacgcacacgcacacgcacacgcatacgcacacgcactcgcactcgcactcgcacacgcacacgcacacgcacacgcacacgcacacgcactcgcactcgcactcgcacacgcacacgcacacgcacacgcacacgcacacgcacacatacacgcatacgcatacgcatacgcacacgcatacgcacacgcatacgcacacgcacacgcacacgcacacgcacacgcacacgtacacacacgaacacacacacgaacacacacacacgaacacacgcacacgaacacacgcacacgaacacacgcacacgcacacgcataagcacacgcacacacacacgcacacgcacacgcacacgcacacgcacacgcacacgcacacgcacacgcacacgcacacgcacacgcacacacacacacacacacacacacacacacacacacacacacacacacacacacacacacacacacacacacacacatatatatatatatatatatatatatatatatatatatatatatatatatacatatttatatataaatagttatatatacgtatatatacgtatatatgtatatatatatatatatatatatatatatatatatatatatatatatatatgtatgtatgtattgatgtatgtataaatgtataaatcaatagttaaacaaatgataaaataaataagtaaatatatatatatacatataaacccacacacccacacacccacacacccacacacacacacacacacacacacacacacacacacacacacacacacacacacacacacacacacacacacacacacacacacacacacacacatatatatatatatatatatatatatatatatatatatatatatacacacacacgtatacccatgcacacacacacacacacacacacacacacacacacacacacacacacacacacacacacacacacacacacacacacacacacacacacacacacacacacacacacacacgcacacacacacacacacacacacacacacacacacacacacacacacacacacacacacacacacacacacacacacatatacatatatacaaatatgtatatatatgtatatatatatatatatataaatatatatatatatatatatatatatattatattatatattatatatatattatatatatatatatgaatacacacacacacacacacacacacacacacacacacacacacacacacacacacacacacacacacacacacacacacacacatatatatatatatatatatatatatatatatatatatatacatatttatatataaatagctatatagatatatgtatacgtatatatgtatatgtatatatatatatatatatatatatatatatatatatatatatatatatatatatatatatatatatgtatgtattgatgtatgtatgtatgtatttataaatgtataaatcaatagttaaacaaatgaataaataagtaaatatatatatatatatatatatatatatatatatatatatatatatatatatatatatatatatatatatatatatatatatataaacacacacacacacacacacacacacacatacacacacacacacacacacacacacgcacacacacacacacacacacacacacatatatatatgtatatatatatatatatatatatatatatatatataaatatataaatatataaatatataaatatataaatatatatataaatatatatataaatatatatataaataaataaatatatatatatatatatatatatatatatatatatacatatatatacatatatatatatacatacatatatatatatatatatatatatatattatatatatatatatatatatatatatatatatatatatatatattatatatatatatatatatatatatatatatatatatatatatatatatatatatatatatatatatatatgtatatatatgaatatatatatacatatatgtatatatatgtatatatatatatatatatacatatatatatatatatatatatatatatatatatatatatatatatatatatatatatatatatatatatatatatacatacatatatacatatatatgatgtgtgtgtgtaattatttaaaataaatttttatatttgaCAATCTATATAGATGAGTCGATTGATATGGAAACGATCTGTAACCTACTTTTCATCTTCTCACAGCAACCGCTGCCCCCACAACTACAGCTGTGCCAGCGACAACACCAAATCCCACAACAAAGGCTTATTTAACAGCATCTTCTGACGCAACTTCTGTTTCCACAACATCCATTCCAATTTCTCCCACCATATTTGAAccaacaacagcagaaacaacGGCCGATGCTCCTAACACAGCAGAAGCCACGACCAATGCTCCTACAATAGAAGACACAACCGCTGCtgctacaacagcagaagccacaaccgtTGCTCCTACAACAGTAGAAACCACAACCGCTGCTGCTACAACAGTAGAAGCCACAACCGATGATGCTACAACAGAAGAAACCACAACCGGTGCtgctacaacagcagaagccacaaccgatACTGCCACAACAGCAGAAACCACAAACGCTGCTCCTACAAAAGTAGAAACCACAACTGATGCTGCTACagcagcagaagccacaactgttactgctacaacagcagaagccacatccgatgctcctacaacagcagaagccacaaccgttgttgctacaacagcagaagccacaaccgtttttgctacaacagcagaagccacaaccgatgctcctacaacagcagaagccacaactgatgctcctacaacagcagaagccacaactgatgctcctacaacagcagaagccacaaccgatgctcctacaacaccagaagccacaaccgatgctcctacaacagcagaagccacaactgatgctgcttcaacagcagaagccacaactgatgctcctacaacagcagaagccacaaccgatgctcctacaacagcagaagccacaaccgatgctcctacaacagcagaagccacaactgatgctgcttcaacagcagaagccacaactgatgctcctacaacagcagaagccacaaccgatgctcctacaacagcagaagccacaactgatgctcctacaacagcagaagccacaactgatgctcctacaacagcagaagccacaaccgatgctcctacaacagcagaagccacaactgatgctcctacaacagcagaagccacaactgatgctcctacaacagcagaagccacaactgatgctcctacaacagcagaagccacaaccgatgctcctacaacagcagaagccacaaccgatgctcctacaacagcagaagccacaaccgatgctcctacaacagcagaagccacaactgatgctgcttcaacagcagaagccacaactgatgctcctacaacagcagaagccacaaccgatgctcctacaacagcagaagccacaaccgatgctcctacaacagcagaagccacaactgatgctgcttcaacagcagaagccacaactgatgctcctacaacagcagaagccacaaccgatgctcctacaacagcagaagccacaactgatgctcctacaacagcagaagccacaactgatgctcctacaacagcagaagccacaactgatgctcctacaacagcagaagccacaactgatgctcctacaacagcagaagccacaactgatgctcctacaacagcagaagccacaactgatgctcctacaacagcagaagccacaaccgatgctcctacaacagcagaagccacaactgatgctcctacaacagcagaatccacaactgatgctcctacaacagcagaagccacaaccgatgctcctacaacagcagaatccacaactgatgctcctacaacagcagaagccacaactgatgctcctacaacagcagaagccacaactgatgctcctacaacagcagaagccacaaccgatgctcctacaacagcagaagccacaaccgatgctcctacaacagcagaagccacaaccgatgctcctacaacagcagaagccacaaccgatgctcctacaacagcagaagccacaaccgatgctcctacaacagcagaagccacaaccgatgctcctacaacagcagaagccacaactgatgctcctacaacagcagaagccacaaccgttgttgctacaacagcagaagccacaaccgttgttgctacaacagcagaagccacaactgatgctcctacaacagcagaagccacaaccgatgctcctacaacagcagaagacacaactgatgctcctacaacagcagaagccacaaccgttgttgctacaacagcagaagccacaaccgtttttgctacaacagcagaagccacaaccgatgctcctacaacagcagaagccacaactgatgctcctacaacagcagaagccacaactgatgctcctacaacagcagaagccacaaccgatgctcctacaacaccagaagccacaaccgatgctcctacaacagcagaagccaca from Penaeus vannamei isolate JL-2024 chromosome 5, ASM4276789v1, whole genome shotgun sequence includes these protein-coding regions:
- the LOC113820993 gene encoding mucin-22, with protein sequence MGISQVAFCRIAQLKSLVLKLSNGEASIPQDISPLISAITTAIQRLLALLRRIRELRRRIAQLMAAIAKAIEDLKKQTTAAPTTTAVPATTPNPTTKAYLTASSDATSVSTTSIPISPTIFEPTTAETTADAPNTAEATTNAPTIEDTTAAATTAEATTVAPTTVETTTAAATTVEATTDDATTEETTTGAATTAEATTDTATTAETTNAAPTKVETTTDAATAAEATTVTATTAEATSDAPTTAEATTVVATTAEATTVFATTAEATTDAPTTAEATTDAPTTAEATTDAPTTAEATTDAPTTPEATTDAPTTAEATTDAASTAEATTDAPTTAEATTDAPTTAEATTDAPTTAEATTDAASTAEATTDAPTTAEATTDAPTTAEATTDAPTTAEATTDAPTTAEATTDAPTTAEATTDAPTTAEATTDAPTTAEATTDAPTTAEATTDAPTTAEATTDAPTTAEATTDAPTTAEATTDAASTAEATTDAPTTAEATTDAPTTAEATTDAPTTAEATTDAASTAEATTDAPTTAEATTDAPTTAEATTDATTPAPTTVKATTDAATTAEATTAAPATAEATTATPTTAETTTDAPTTAEARTPAPTTAEARTADPTTVEATTDAPITAEATTPAPTTEATTDAASTAEATTDAPSTAEATTTAATTTEGATDGPTTPEETISVQGTSALISTLVPTTYASTELSLPTTTPAPKTPLTTKIVLTTSEATTSATTSATESPLTTTVPRTDPPTRDSPLATTTPDTATPTSAPTTEPPATTSLADLLNALDQYNDELANITSDNSTDMLDAALEALYDLLEVLNSSSTTTRFVLRNIEIEGCQENSTVIKGKVFDVVKQIVDELRDTVLQDPGRANAEIIQCLEEKIYELAGNMRRLKLSEQEKAILKCHVTNAINVLQDYRDGVPSSDYVIFHRKCKNVSDLPDGFLEERVQVKAEELQRNYKLSRTLLSQLYINIEPWKLFTFCILFNILK
- the LOC138861840 gene encoding uncharacterized protein, whose product is MPLIILTSLCVTDRLTSLQIEQIVRHGSKARAPDPAPEPATTPPPEEPTPSTTPDLITLANFTTAAYDLTTASNLTTASDFITSFETTENPDQNDLLKQLEELQATARQLEVQASALDKQIISTEDIIEMLQSLKDYLESGRRHRLRRSSSAEITISGCTSNQATESGTFSDLTISVINNMVDAILAADSVSD